Proteins from one Panthera leo isolate Ple1 chromosome D1, P.leo_Ple1_pat1.1, whole genome shotgun sequence genomic window:
- the LOC122200400 gene encoding olfactory receptor 56A3-like has protein sequence MTAHQNGTISSEVSDFLLNCFVRSHTWQLSFSLPLSLLFFLAMGANGVLLITTWLEASLHEPMYYLLSILSLLDIVLCLTVIPKVLAIFWFELKSISFYACFLQMYIMNCFLAMESCTFMVMAYDRYVAICHPLRYPSIITDQFVAKAAIFILARNVISTVPIPILSSRLHYCGRKVIENCICANMSVSRLSCDDVTINRLLQFAGGWTLLGSDLILIFLSYTLILRAVLRLKAEGAVAKALSTCGSHFILILFFSTILLVFVLTHVVKKKVSSDVPVLLNVLHHVIPAALNPIVYGVRTQEIKQGIQRLLKKGW, from the coding sequence atgACAGCACACCAAAATGGCACCATCTCCTCTGAGGTTTCAGATTTCCTCCTGAATTGTTTTGTCAGGTCCCACACCTGGcaactttctttttccctccccctaagccttctcttcttcctggccATGGGGGCCAATGGTGTTCTCCTGATCACTACATGGCTGGAAGCCTCTCTGCATGAGCCCATGTACTATCTACTCAGCATCCTCTCCCTATTGGACATTGTGCTCTGCCTCACTGTCATTCCCAAGGTCCTGGCCATCTTTTGGTTTGAACTCAAGTCCATCAGCTTCTATGCCTGCTTCCTCCAGATGTACATTATGAACTGTTTCCTTGCCATGGAGTCCTGCACATTCATGGTCATGGCCTATGACCGTTATGTGGCCATCTGCCATCCACTGAGGTACCCATCCATCATCACTGACCAATTTGTAGCCAAggctgccatttttattttggccaGGAATGTTATTTCTACAGTGCCTATTCCCATTCTCTCATCCAGACTCCATTATTGTGGGAGAAAGGTCATTGAAAACTGTATCTGTGCCAATATGTCTGTCTCCAGGCTCTCCTGTGATGATGTCACCATCAATCGCCTCCTCCAGTTTGCTGGAGGCTGGACACTGCTAGGATCTGACCTCatcctcatcttcctctcctACACACTCATACTGCGAGCGGTGCTGAGACTCAAGGCAGAGGGTGCTGTGGCCAAGGCCCTGAGCACATGTGGCTCCCACTTCATCCTTATCCTCTTCTTCAGCACCATCCTTCTGGTCTTCGTGCTCACTCATGTGGTGAAGAAGAAGGTCTCCTCTGATGTTCCAGTCTTGCTCAACGTCCTCCACCATGTCATCCCCGCAGCCCTCAACCCCATAGTTTATGGAGTGCGGACCCAGGAGATCAAGCAAGGAATCCAGAGATTACTGAAGAAAGGGTGGTAA
- the LOC122200370 gene encoding olfactory receptor 56A3-like, which translates to MTSHQNGTISSEVSDFLLNCFVRSHTWQLWLSLPLSLLLFLAMVANSVLLITIWVEASLHEPMYYLLSILSLLDIILSLTVIPKVLAIIWFDLKSISFYACFLQMFIMNGFFAMESCTFMVMAYDRYVAICHPLRYPSIITDQFVVKAAVFILARSSIVTMPIPILSSRLHYCGRKVIENCICTNMSVSRLSCDDVTINRLYQFAISWTVLGSDLILIFLSYTLILRAVLRLKAEGAVAKALSTCGSHFILILFFSTILLVFVLTLVVKKKVSPDVPILLNILHHVIFSALNPIVYGVRTQEIKQGIQRLLKKGC; encoded by the coding sequence ATGACATCACACCAAAATGGCACCATCTCCTCTGAGGTTTCAGACTTCCTCCTGAATTGTTTTGTCAGGTCCCACACCTGGCAGCTCTGGTTGTCCCTGCCActcagtctcctcctcttcctAGCCATGGTGGCCAATAGTGTTCTCCTGATCACCATATGGGTGGAAGCCTCTCTGCATGAGCCCATGTACTATCTACTCAGCATCCTCTCCCTGCTGGACATCATACTCAGTCTCACTGTCATTCCCAAGGTCCTAGCTATCATCTGGTTTGACCTCAAGTCCATCAGTTTCTATGCCTGCTTCCTCCAGATGTTCATCATGAATGGCTTCTTTGCCATGGAGTCCTGTACATTCATGGTCATGGCCTATGACCGTTATGTGGCTATCTGTCACCCACTGAGGTACCCATCCATCATCACTGACCAATTTGTAGTCAAGGCTGCTGTCTTTATTTTGGCCAGGAGTAGTATTGTTACAATGCCTATCCCCATTCTCTCATCCCGACTCCATTATTGTGGGAGAAAGGTCATTGAGAACTGCATCTGCACCAATATGTCTGTCTCCAGGCTCTCCTGTGATGATGTCACCATCAATCGCCTTTACCAGTTTGCAATAAGCTGGACTGTGCTAGGATCTGACCTCATCCTCATCTTTCTCTCCTACACCCTCATACTGCGAGCTGTGCTGAGACTCAAGGCAGAGGGTGCTGTGGCCAAGGCCCTGAGCACATGTGGCTCCCACTTCATCCTTATCCTCTTCTTCAGCACCATCCTTCTGGTCTTCGTGCTCACTCTTGTGGTGAAGAAGAAAGTCTCCCCTGATGTGCCAATCTTGCTCAACATCCTCCACCATGTTATCTTCTCAGCCCTCAACCCCATTGTGTATGGGGTGCGAACCCAGGAGATCAAGCAAGGAATCCAGAGATTATTAAAGAAAGGGTGCTAA
- the LOC122200357 gene encoding olfactory receptor 56A3-like codes for MTAHQNGTISVQVSDFLLNCFARFPSWKLWLSLPLSLLFLLAIGANSVLLITIWLEASLHEPMYYLLSFLSLLDIVLCLTVIPKVLAIFWFDLKSISFYACFLQMYIMNCFLGMESCTFMVMAYDRYVAICHPLRYPSIITDHFVAKAAIFTLARNALLTIFIPILSARLHYCGKNIIDNCICANLSVSKLSCDNIALNRIFQLIMAWTLLGSDLTLIIFSYAFILRAVLRLKTKGAAAKALSTCGSHFILILFFSTILLVFVFTHIAKKKISPDIPVLLNVLHHVIPAALNPIVYGVRTQEIKEGIRKLLKRARENRK; via the coding sequence atgACAGCACATCAAAATGGCACCATCTCCGTTCAGGTTTCAGACTTCCTCCTGAATTGTTTTGCCAGGTTCCCCAGCTGGAAGCTCTGGTTGTCCCTGCCACTCAGCCTCCTCTTTCTCCTGGCCATCGGAGCCAATAGTGTTCTCCTGATCACCATCTGGCTGGAAGCCTCTCTGCATGAACCCATGTATTACCTGCTCAGTTTCCTGTCACTATTGGATATCGTGCTCTGCCTCACTGTCATCCCCAAGGTCCTGGCCATCTTCTGGTTTGACCTCAAGTCCATCAGCTTCTATGCCTGCTTCCTCCAGATGTACATCATGAATTGTTTCCTTGGCATGGAGTCCTGCACATTCATggtcatggcctatgaccgctatgtagCCATCTGCCACCCACTGAGGTACCCATCCATCATCACTGACCATTTCGTAGCCAAAGCTGCCATTTTTACTTTGGCCAGAAATGCACTTCTTACTATATTCATTCCCATCCTCTCTGCCCGGCTCCATTATTGcggaaaaaatataattgataattGTATCTGTGCTAATCTCTCTGTGTCCAAGCTCTCCTGTGATAATATTGCCCTTAACAGAATTTTCCAGTTAATCATGGCCTGGACTCTTCTGGGCTCTGACCTGACCCTCATCATCTTCTCCTATGCCTTCATCCTACGAGCCGTTCTTAGACTTAAGACAAAAGGGGCAGCTGCCAAAGCTCTGAGCACTTGTGGCTCTCACTTCATCCTCATCCTCTTCTTCAGCACCATcctgctggtttttgtttttacccacattgccaagaaaaaaatttcccctgATATCCCTGTCTTACTTAATGTGTTACACCATGTAATTCCTGCAGCTCTCAACCCCATTGTCTATGGGGTACGAACTCAGGAGATTAAAGAGGGGATTAGGAAATTACtgaagagggcaagagagaacagaaagtaA